One Carassius carassius chromosome 20, fCarCar2.1, whole genome shotgun sequence DNA segment encodes these proteins:
- the LOC132096280 gene encoding E3 ubiquitin-protein ligase ZNRF1-like, giving the protein MGTRSSRLHEEAAATAFDKDGIKRESCRRIRSNRPTSLMVEFAGNFDHDSETNRSRSEEGSDSDTGQHASSDGSPADSHMSPSLSSQASPTDENGAEEKREEDGSPGGPVSAEEIGRAPQRTFSERLPGGRHSSAGGVTGRSTRVRDTHARPVSEAWIGLYRVNNRHGAIRCPFCTKPFPGGRIEDHLLSCLTSPPLPYNTDVLAKDSGECSICLEDLLQGETIARLACLCVYHKSCIDTWSKVKPCCPEHPFD; this is encoded by the exons ATGGGAACGAGATCGAGCCGTTTACACGAGGAGGCTGCCGCGACAGCTTTCGATAAAGATGGCATCAAGAGAGAGTCCTGTCGACGGATCCGAAGCAACAGGCCCACTAGCCTCATGGTGGAGTTCGCCGGCAACTTCGACCATGACTCAGAGACGAACCGCAGCCGGTCGGAAGAGGGCAGCGACTCGGACACCGGGCAGCATGCTAGCAGCGACGGCAGCCCCGCCGACAGCCACATGTCCCCGTCTCTGAGCAGCCAGGCCTCGCCGACGGACGAGAATGGGGCCGAGGAGAAACGCGAGGAGGATGGTAGTCCTGGAGGCCCTGTGAGCGCGGAGGAAATAGGCCGTGCACCGCAGCGCACTTTCTCGGAGCGTTTGCCCGGTGGTCGGCATTCTTCCGCAGGCGGCGTCACAGGCAGGTCCACCCGGGTGAGAGACACCCACGCACGGCCAGTCTCTGAGGCGTGGATCGGCCTCTACAGGGTCAACAACCGCCACGGTG CTATTCGTTGTCCCTTCTGCACTAAGCCGTTCCCTGGAGGGCGAATCGAGGACCATCTTTTAAGTTGTCTGACTTCTCCACCTCTTCCTTATAACA CTGATGTGCTAGCCAAGGACAGTGGAGAGTGTTCAATTTGTCTCGAAGACCTGCTTCAGGGGGAAACCATCGCTCGACTGGCCTGCCTGTGTGTCTACCATAAAAG CTGCATTGACACATGGAGCAAAGTGAAGCCGTGCTGCCCTGAGCATCCTTTTGATTGA